Within the Vigna angularis cultivar LongXiaoDou No.4 chromosome 10, ASM1680809v1, whole genome shotgun sequence genome, the region TTGTGACAAACTCAAAAGTTGTTTGAATAAGGTAAGAGGGAAGTGATGAAGACTGAATTTGTTATAACTAGCAAGTGATTAATCCTTCTACTTACATTGACAAGGGTTTTTGCCAAACATAATAATAGTCATGAAGATGTGAGATCTTCTTCAAGATGGCATGGTGGAGACCACTTTGAATAAATACCCCACTACTTCAATATATATCTTTGTCAAActcctctctttctcttaatCCTCTAGAAGGAAACTGcaacattttaattatatataaatatacaatgAAAAGGGCagtaattattacaaaattaattaattatatccGAAGCTATCAACACCCCTCACCCTACTCGATAAAAGACCATGAAACAGGCCGCGATAAAAAAATCTTGTTCTTTCACCATTGGGCCAAATGGTCCACACAACGTTGCCAATCTCAAAAAGAATGAACTATCACCTGTTAACACTTGTGCATATAAAAGAACCACTAACGTTTACAAGCCATTGCCGACATTTAATGTTCATCTTCTGTTTCTGtgagtatatatatttatatatataaatatattatgctTGATAGTTACTGATCCAATATCTATAGCACAATGAtgtataagaaaacaaaatgtcaTAAGATTCCTCTATGTTCCAGCCTTTAAGTCcatgtgttttattttcttgaattgTTAAAGTAGCAGGAGGAGTGACACTTGATGAACTGGTGTACTCTGTGGTGTGCAGCCATTTATATATTAGAAGAATAAGAAAGCAAACTTGTTTTAAATTGGTGAAGCTTATTGATGAAGTATCCAGCAGCAAGAATGGTGGATAATGGAATTAATTGGTATGAAAGGAATCGTGTATATTGTAATTTGAAGAGAGAATTTGATTTGAACTATAACTCTGTTGGAGGACCAAAGAAAGTGTGGGGTTCCCCGGTAATGAAAGGCATGGCCTTAGGAGGAATGTTTggttattttttgtcttttctttgtttatctTCTACGTAAAGTTGTAAGACAAATTCACCAACCCGTGACTTACACGTTGGTTAATCACACTGTTGTTGCTCAACTTacgttttctcttcttttcccTTCTTTCTTCTCCAAAATACTTGTCGAGAAATCATTCCAACACCGTAATTTGTACCTTAGAATCACACTCTGCGCTTCAGAAAAAGAAGGCCACCaaggaaaaacaattttttctaaGTTATTCCGCATCATcgtattttctttatttaaataaacaaaaccaTATTAATAAACCTGTTTGTAACATTTAATTAGCGAAATATATTATCTTAACGAGATAGACTGCTCTAAgattaattaacaatatttatcTGTTTTGCAAGATGAAGATAACGGAGAAGCTTAAACAATTCTATCGCTCACGTGAAAACTAAATATTCTCACAAATCACAATGTTATATCTTCATCGTGAAGTTATGAAGCTGCATACGATAAAgcaattttattattctcaattcatatatatatatatatatatatatatagagagagagagagagagagagagagagagagagaggttgGATTTGGGTGATTGAACTATCGTAAAATtagtctttctttctttctttcagtTCCCTTAATATTAGGGGATTATGTATATATTCTCAAAAAGTAGTCTAACTTGTGTGTAATTGAATCGAGTttgatatgtttaattatttataacaaatttctTGGCCTTCAAAATCGATCTTTCTAAACCTAATATTTGTAAAAGAGtatttctctaaaaaaaaaaatacagaaccatttttctattataaattatattatcctAGATAAGGATTAGGGGGGTCCGACCTAACTAATTTTCTGatgtttaaaaaatgaaattgtatGTAAGATCTGAAAACTAGAAGAGGGAATTCTAAAGATATTAAATTATCACGTTTCTTgtaaataaatctttaaaaaaataataaggatTACCCTTTTTCAAATGTTCTAACTTGGAGTCCCCTAGTAAATTTTTagactaaaattaaataaatttttaggcATTAATTTCAATCAAAATTCTTAATTTAGGTATGCTCTTAGTTGAATTGGACAATAAGATCAAAATACACCGAGATGAAAGTTATACTTGAAAACAGCAtttgtagataatttttttatagatacattttaaaaattgaaataatacttttataaaattgaaaaaatatttatagtaatgaTTGAGTGTTCAGTTgttgttattaatataaaactaaactaattaataaGGGAAAGCTTCTAAGTTAATTCATCTATTCTTTAATCTTCGGATAGAGCATAACCGAGGATTTCCCAACCACATCCATGTGAAGCCAACAACAGAAcgaatatataaacaaaaataactaagTTTATTATTGTTGGagaattttatatacatttgtGGCCACACTTATAGGTGATGTTTTTCacaatatatttgtaaaatttgaaatttgatactATTTATTAGAGCCAATAACGGGGTAAAAGGTAAACATTCAATTGAAAAAGACGACATTAAAATGCTATAAGCAAAGAGTAATATCAAAAGAGAAGttcttttattacattaatttaacgTTCACctatgattttagtttttaaaaacatgATCAATTTAGGCTTTATTTCTGAAAAAGTATAATCTATtttaattctatatatatatatatatatatatatatatatatatatatatatatatgtgtgtgtgtgtgtgtgtgtgttttagtctttatagaaaaactaaatcacgttatttttattaaatgcacaaactgaaaatgtattttttatatttaaaagttaaagcTAATATTGTAAGATACATAATTTATAGTATTGGGCTAACGTGGCATGTTGTCCATAGACTGAAACCATTGTGCCCAAAAAAAAGTGTAGGACCAATGTCATACACAATGGCCTTTTCACACTTCAATTTGTATAATTTCAAAAGTTAATTATAAATGCAAATAATCATTAAAGCTTTGTCAACATCTTTGcgagttaaaaaaaaatcctcaaaATTCCACTGTACGAAAAGAAAGAcattatataattcaattaaaatgtaTGGATAgtgttaaaattaattgttaaactaactgatattattaaaatatatgctcacatttatttaatttgccACAGTGAAATAAAATTAGAGAGACATAAAAATCGTACCTACTGCTTAATATTAATACTAGCGAAAATATAAACTGTGACATGGTATTAATATCAGCGAAAATATGACATTGTTGTATTTGAATGTTTGCAACGATGTTAGTTCATTTGAATAAGTTAacattagtttttatattaattttacttatatatatatatatatattatatttatataatgatacataatttatagtaatataaaGCGAGCTCCATCGTTTAAtgtattgttttaatatataaccatatataataacatatttcTATTTAGTGTTAATTGTAATATAATGTTGTATAAAATAAAGAGAGGGAGTATGGAAGGAATGTCAACGATAATTTTTTTGACGTTCAGAAATGTATAAGAAAATGAGGCATTATTATCTAAGTaggattttgaaatataaacaGAAGTTAGAAGTGAAAGAGAAGTACTTtggtttatattttgaaaattaaggagtatatatttaaaattgtataaccCACAATACGAAACAAAAATTTAGTCATTGCTTATAAATCATAGAAAAGTATATGTAGAACACGTTAATAAAAGACAAGATTGTGGTGAACCAGTGTGATTTTATACTTGGAAGATCtactatataatttttttatcatctatAGAATTATAAAGGtaagtaattaaataaagaaataaatgaacaaatgaTTGTTTTGCATACATGGTCGGGTATCAAGAGAAGTATTGCGAgatttttttggaaaattaatgTGTTTGCATGACTTGTATGAGCGCTATGCAATTCATTTTAATACTTATAtgatttagtcttttttttaataaaaaaatgatttagtGTTTACATTTAACTTtgaattgatttgattttaaatatcaattcaatattttttcttgagagaaaaccctttttttatttggataCTTAATTAAGTATTAACGCCCAAAATTACTTTATggttatatatttgaattgaaaaaactTAGTTTGGAATTCTCTCTTCGTGAAGTGGTGGtaaattgttaattaaaatatgaattttccttttctattaaaattataCCCTTACATTATACCATTAGCAAACCTTCATAATTAAACTAACACGTGAGAATAGCTAACTACAAGTTAGTACTACTTCTATAATGTATTTATTGCTGattgaaaataacttttaagCCTTTAACTATGTAGGTAATTAATGTATACATAAATAGGCCTATGATGATAAGGAAGAATGTGATccaaaaatttataagaaagagGGAAAAGATGAAAGTAATAAGGTAGAATAAGTTAATTAAAGTATTAACTAATGAAATTTAGCTCAGGAACTGAAAATCCACAATGAAATTTGATGATATGAAAGATATAAAGGAAGTAAAGAGAGGGAAGTACAAAGTAATGAGTGTAAaaagaatgtaaataaaagaGTATGTGGTGTTTGGGTGCGTACGTGTTTAATACTTAAATGCAAAATAATaagaatagtaaaaagtaaatttgaattaaagtGGGTAATTAATTATCTCTACCAAGAGGCAGTGtacttgaagaaaaaaaaaatgttgaagaGGAAAGGTgtagaaaggaaaaaggaaaagaaacaaaaagaaaagaaaaaggtaatgAATAGGGTAGGAAGGTTAGGCAATGACGTCAGCTACTGGGGGACAACCATGAACCCATGCGCATTTCAGCGGTCCTCCCTCTCTTCTTTTATATTCTTTACAAATCCCTCACTCACTCCTAACGGATTTTTTTCTCACTTATccttctctctccctctctcatcaatcatcatcttcttctcttctaccttcttcttcattccaattatcttctcttctcttcattAAGGTAAGCTTTCATCATATACTACCCCTGCATCTCCAACCAAAAACCATGCATCTTTTTTCTTCAAACAACCACACCACAACCATgctaccattttttttattaatgtcatCTTCTGTTTGCCCTTCAACTTCATCACATACAACTGCATCTCGGAAACACACCATtaatactaaatttaaattttcttccAAAACAATTTCAACCTTCATTTAGTGGGAGATTCATCTTCTGATGAATTATGATCGGTGATTGTAGTCGAAACCAAAGTCATGAGAAAGAAAGTTGAATAGGGTATAGGGAATGTAGTGTAGCTCATAAAAGTAGTGGTTTTTGGGTCAGCATATTTCCTCAAAGTTCGTCAAGGAAAGAGGTCAGATGTGCCATGAAAATTCTCGACAAAGAGACAGCAAAGTCAGAACCCCAGTTTCCTGAATTAGACGATCCATGACTCTCTCACTCGCAATGCCACAACACCAGTATAAGTGCTTTCTACTATATCCTATCCTCTCCCACTTTTTCTCAACCTTTGCTTTTTCTCATCGCCTTGATCCAATACAACGGTGCCTCTCTTTTTGCCTCCCAAAACTCTTTTCTCTTTCGAGAGACGCGTGCCCAATCTGTGATCACGTCACTCCCATTTACCATGTCCTTTCTTTATTCCTTAATTTCATTTGTTTAAGTTCTTAGTACTTTGttcattcttttccatttcGATTAGTACATGTGTTCATATAATTGGCCACTTCAGCTCCTGGCTAGCGCATGCTAATCTTGCATCAGTATTTTTCTTATGTCAGATTTAAGCATGAACATTCCGTTCTGTGCCACTGGTTCAAAAGTATTAATAAAATGGTTTCCTAGAAAGttgcttttgtttgttttaaccgtgTCATGTTGTGTTTTTGTTGAGCTTAACTTATGTGTCTAATTATTTGAGaatatacataattattaatGGTAATGCGGAATGGGGAACCCCGTTCTGTGATGAATCATTCTCACCATTCACTAACACAAGACAACATCATTAGCACAGCCTCTACTTGTCCGTTTCTCACCCTTGCCAAACACAGGGCTTATGCCAAGTTTCAActgcttgtttttttttttttgtttttttattaatgaaaactAAACTCTCATGATTagctttcttctctctctctttccccatttccttatctttttttttaacccGGCCCAGGGAAGAAAATCATTGTTTCTGAAATCATGGGGTTTTGTTTATAACACGCGCTTATATTTATTTCCTATGGAATTTGGTGAGTGTTGCTCACCACCAAATGAGCTTATGATTATCTCTGATAAAACTTGTCACCTTTTCACTAAAAGGccttatattatattatttaaatatttcattttattggggcttgcctttttttttttatatcacttACGGTGTGTTACTCTCTTACTATATAGTATCATCCCTTGGCTTCACTTCTCTCTTATATATACACATTAAGCAGTATTGATTAACACTCACATCAAATGTTGGTTGGTTATAATTCAAACATGATGATGAAAGTCAAGTGTGGTAGGTATTAATATAGTGGTGGTGAATTTGATGCAGTACCAGTATTTGCTATGATGGAGTCGATGGAGTCATGTGTCCCACCTGGGTTTCGGTTCCACCCAACAGATGAAGAGCTTGTTGGTTACTATCTGAGGAAGAAGGTGGCTTCTCAAAAGATTGACCTTGACGTTATCAGAGAGATCGATCTATATCGTATTGAACCATGGGATCTCCAAGGTATATATATGAACATAGTTACCTACAAATACTTATGTTAAGCTGCTATAATCTTTTCCTCCTTAACTCATTTCAAATAAACTATTAGGGTTTTGAATGTTTAATATTTGATCTGACGTATTAACtcattttatcaaatattagcAGCATAGATCTGTgttaggtttttcttttttcttttctgatgtGAATGATGTTTCAGATAGATGCAGGATCGGATATGAAGAGCAGAATGAGTGGTATTTCTTCAGCCACAAAGATAAAAAGTATCCAACAGGGACAAGAACTAATAGAGCTACCATGGCGGGGTTTTGGAAGGCTACAGGAAGAGACAAAGCAGTGTATGACAAGGCAAAACTAATTGGGATGAGAAAAACCCTTGTTTTCTACAAAGGAAGAGCCCCTAATGGACAAAAGTCTGATTGGATCATGCACGAGTATAGACTCGAATCCGACGAGAATGGACCTCCTCAGGTAAGCATATATATTACTGCGTACATACTATTAATCTCTAGTGCATAAACAAGTACCATTTGTTCTTTTCACTGCTACTATTGTTGCTAACTCCACTTGAGTGGTTGAGTTTGATGTTTTACGTTCAAACTTTGCCTTAGATGGCCCCGTTAATTATGGGACATTCCTTAACCTTTTCCTCTTTCACACACATACTAAAAAATCTACAATACATATAAGCTGGAGCTCAAGCACTGTTTCTCTTTTCTGTAGCTCTCTTAATGACGTCAAAGGGTTTTCAACTTTAAAACTATTCCATTCCCCATCTTTATTTGATTAACTTTTACATGAACTTTTTCCATAATACCAATTTATctcacttttaattttatagaaaaaaatctatattttggtttttattttctttttaaataactgTAGTAGCTTATACTCTCTATTTCCTCTATATGGCTAcactattttgaattttgatatgTGCATTACATATATACTACTGACTAGTTATTGCTTCATCTTATGAAAAGACTTCGTTGTTGGTGGCTATTATACTTGACTTATATCAAATGATGCAACTGGCTGGTTTCTCTAATCTCACTTTCTCCACTTTTTAAGTGCACCACTAACTTGTGAATATTCACCAAGTCACGTACACGCTTTCTCGCAACATAACTTTCACCAACAAGAAGTCAAAAGTCACTGCTTTCAGCAGcgaataattaaatttctttcttttccttccctTTCTACTACACACTTTTCTTGCCATTTTGATTGTCAAAacgtaattaattatttgactACATACAGCCTCACACCAAACAgatggaattttttttcaaaagataaagcAAAGCCTTACTTAAAAGCTTTAAAGCAGCAACAACAATAgacttttcactttttcttcccCTAACGTGTAGCAAGTCTGGTAAACTCAAAAAGTAACAGAGAGTTTTCATCTCAACTTTGTAACTTAAATATTGTGCAGGAGGAAGGTTGGGTTGTGTGCAGAGCCTTCAAGAAAAAAACCACTGGACAGACAAAGACTATTGAAGGATGGGACTCAAGCTACTTCTTCGAGGAAGGAAGTGGTGTAAGCACTGTGGTTGATCCAATCGATCTCATTTCAAGGCAGTCTCAGAGCTTTTTATCTCAAAATTTCTTGTGTAAGCAAGAGATAGAAGCGGATAACTTGAGTTGCATGCTTCAAGATCCATTTGTACAACTTCCTCAGCTAGAAAGCCCGTCTTTGCCATTAGTGAAGAGGCCAAGCACAGTGTCACTGGTATCAGACAATAACGAAGACGAAGACATGCAAAACAGGTTATCCAACAACAACACAAAGAAAGTCACTGATTGGAGAGCTCTTGACAAGTTTGTAGCCTCTCAACTGAGTCAAGAAGACACGCTTGAAACCAATGGTCTCTCAAGCTTTGAACCCCATGATAGCCACGACATGGCACTGCTGTTACTGCAGAGCAGTAGGGATGAAGGGAACAGGCTAAGCCCTTTTCTAAACACAAGCTCAGACTGTGATATTGGGATATGCGTATTTGAAAAATGACAGAGGAAAGAAGTTCATGGAAacgatttttaattatttttagtacCATATATGTGAATTGTTCTATGGATGCTGGGGACATgctatatttttgtataaaaaatatgtgtGGATGAGAAGAATCAAACTCTGTATGCCCTTCTGCGTGAGTGCAGCTGTGTGCGGAAATTGAGATGCATGCGTCCAAATGGCTCTAGAATTTAggtagttttatattttaagttatcATGTTATTAAGCAGGTGCAGTAATAGCCTTGCCATAAAACGAGTCCTCTACCTAGGCTCTGGCTCTCATGCCTAAGATGGCAGCATATGTTGTGATTTCTCACAATCCTTCTGTTATTTTTAATGCCTGCATTCTTTAATTTCTCTCATTACAGCAAACCTTCCTATCTGCTCTTCTCTTTAAGCATCTGTGCTATTTTCTGCATTCATCTCTATGTCACGTGCATGCACACACAACATTGCTGTTTATACTGTCATGGTGTGTGCATGCTAACTTCATCACTTCCATTTTGTCGGTGGAAAATGAAAGcaaatcaattaatatatatgttatttgtaACTAGATGTAAATTTggttaaaactttaattaagtCTCAGGATTGATTTGTGGTTAACACACGTAAATTACTAACGTGTGGTTAATGTGTATATAGAAAGGTTATGATTAAATGGTCCTCGCTTTCTTGACATATAACATAAGTGACAACTTCATGTATGCTAAAAACTTCTCTTTCCAGTTAAATAATGATGTGTTACTAACTGATTTGTTTAATCA harbors:
- the LOC108335414 gene encoding NAC domain-containing protein 37 isoform X2 — its product is MGSPRCRIGYEEQNEWYFFSHKDKKYPTGTRTNRATMAGFWKATGRDKAVYDKAKLIGMRKTLVFYKGRAPNGQKSDWIMHEYRLESDENGPPQEEGWVVCRAFKKKTTGQTKTIEGWDSSYFFEEGSGVSTVVDPIDLISRQSQSFLSQNFLCKQEIEADNLSCMLQDPFVQLPQLESPSLPLVKRPSTVSLVSDNNEDEDMQNRLSNNNTKKVTDWRALDKFVASQLSQEDTLETNGLSSFEPHDSHDMALLLLQSSRDEGNRLSPFLNTSSDCDIGICVFEK
- the LOC108335414 gene encoding NAC domain-containing protein 37 isoform X1 encodes the protein MMESMESCVPPGFRFHPTDEELVGYYLRKKVASQKIDLDVIREIDLYRIEPWDLQDRCRIGYEEQNEWYFFSHKDKKYPTGTRTNRATMAGFWKATGRDKAVYDKAKLIGMRKTLVFYKGRAPNGQKSDWIMHEYRLESDENGPPQEEGWVVCRAFKKKTTGQTKTIEGWDSSYFFEEGSGVSTVVDPIDLISRQSQSFLSQNFLCKQEIEADNLSCMLQDPFVQLPQLESPSLPLVKRPSTVSLVSDNNEDEDMQNRLSNNNTKKVTDWRALDKFVASQLSQEDTLETNGLSSFEPHDSHDMALLLLQSSRDEGNRLSPFLNTSSDCDIGICVFEK